The following are encoded in a window of Rubellicoccus peritrichatus genomic DNA:
- the zwf gene encoding glucose-6-phosphate dehydrogenase has product MSDTARHPFLEGLSKHRGAPPTVIVIFGASGDLTSRKLVPALYNLGLDSLLPSEFHLLGYGRKPIPDEEFQANCERDLEKFSRRPLNKDIWGHVKPNVGYHAGGYDDPKAFTELKERMLKIEKEAGRDLQFLFYISTPPSVFKPILENLGSSGLARHHDGTDLASKVIIEKPFGRDLDTAKELNRIITDQFHEHQVYRIDHYLGKETVQDLLVLRFANSIFEPLWNRNYVDCVQITVAESLGVGTRGGYYDQSGATRDMLQNHTMQLLALTAMEAPVSLGAEAIRDEKVKLLKAIQPLRLEGENCDAVRAQYGEGLIDGVRAPGYMQEQDIPQDSSTETYGALRFSIDNWRWQGVPFYLRSGKRLARRVSEIAIRFKQPPGILFSDPTRFDLANNTLVIQIQPDEGTTLLMNSKIPGLETRTQAVKMHFRYATTFGSNTPEAYERLILDCMIGDSTLFIRGDETETSWGLYTPLLESWQELGRKGLQSYPCGSWGPLAADKLLWQSNHEWRRAGP; this is encoded by the coding sequence ATGTCAGACACTGCACGCCACCCATTCCTTGAAGGTTTGAGCAAGCATCGTGGGGCTCCTCCCACGGTCATCGTCATTTTTGGCGCATCTGGAGACCTTACGTCCCGTAAGCTGGTTCCGGCCCTTTACAATCTGGGGCTCGACAGTTTGCTCCCAAGCGAGTTTCATTTGCTTGGTTACGGCCGAAAGCCGATCCCCGACGAAGAGTTTCAGGCCAATTGCGAACGGGATCTGGAGAAGTTCTCCCGTCGTCCGCTCAACAAGGATATCTGGGGACACGTGAAACCAAATGTGGGCTACCATGCCGGTGGTTATGACGACCCCAAGGCTTTTACCGAGCTCAAGGAACGGATGCTCAAGATTGAGAAGGAAGCCGGCCGCGATCTGCAGTTTCTCTTTTATATTTCCACACCACCAAGTGTCTTTAAGCCTATCCTGGAAAATCTCGGTTCCAGCGGTCTGGCCAGACATCATGACGGGACGGATCTGGCTTCAAAGGTGATTATTGAAAAGCCTTTTGGTCGGGATCTCGATACGGCCAAGGAGCTGAACCGGATTATCACCGATCAATTCCACGAACATCAGGTTTATCGGATCGATCATTATCTGGGTAAGGAAACGGTTCAGGATCTTCTCGTACTTCGTTTTGCCAACAGCATTTTCGAGCCGCTTTGGAATCGTAACTATGTTGATTGTGTCCAGATCACGGTGGCGGAGAGTCTGGGAGTCGGCACACGTGGCGGCTACTATGACCAAAGTGGGGCGACGCGTGACATGTTGCAGAATCATACGATGCAGCTTCTGGCCCTCACTGCGATGGAGGCTCCGGTTTCACTTGGCGCCGAGGCCATTCGTGATGAAAAGGTGAAACTGCTCAAAGCGATCCAGCCATTGCGTCTTGAAGGCGAAAACTGCGATGCAGTTCGTGCCCAGTATGGCGAAGGGCTCATCGATGGTGTTCGTGCTCCGGGTTATATGCAAGAGCAGGATATCCCTCAGGATTCGAGTACTGAGACCTATGGCGCGTTGCGTTTTTCCATTGATAACTGGCGCTGGCAGGGGGTTCCTTTCTACCTTCGTAGTGGTAAGCGACTGGCACGTCGTGTTTCAGAAATCGCGATTCGTTTCAAGCAGCCTCCTGGTATTCTTTTCTCAGATCCGACTCGTTTCGACTTGGCGAACAACACACTGGTGATTCAGATCCAGCCGGACGAAGGCACGACCTTGCTCATGAATTCCAAGATTCCTGGTCTGGAAACACGGACTCAGGCGGTCAAGATGCACTTCCGTTATGCGACGACTTTTGGCTCGAATACACCTGAGGCTTATGAGCGCCTGATCCTCGACTGCATGATTGGTGACTCGACGCTTTTCATCCGTGGTGATGAGACAGAGACTTCGTGGGGGCTTTACACGCCGTTGCTGGAATCCTGGCAGGAGCTTGGGCGCAAGGGGCTTCAGTCTTATCCATGTGGTTCCTGGGGGCCACTTGCAGCGGACAAGCTCTTGTGGCAGTCCAATCACGAATGGCGTCGG